From a single Syntrophobacterales bacterium genomic region:
- a CDS encoding cytoplasmic protein — MARYSHRFVEMYDGFVGYGLDRQSDENTVQFYLQKFSDDDLMKTVLKRMTDDDLAEIFDVIGKMLKKHLNEPEYHRLFLKDEGV, encoded by the coding sequence ATGGCAAGATATTCCCATCGTTTTGTGGAAATGTATGATGGTTTTGTGGGGTATGGCCTGGACAGACAGTCCGATGAAAATACCGTCCAGTTCTACCTGCAGAAGTTCTCGGATGACGATCTGATGAAAACGGTTTTGAAGAGGATGACCGACGACGATCTGGCAGAGATATTCGATGTAATTGGTAAGATGCTGAAAAAACATCTGAACGAGCCCGAATACCACCGACTATTTCTCAAAGACGAAGGGGTGTGA
- a CDS encoding glycosyltransferase produces the protein MEDNPYVSVLIPVLNEQESLEELQMRLRNTLEGIEKAYEIIYINDGSTDNTQKMLEDFHYHDKTVKVIEFNRNYGQHMALFAGFEAARGEIVITIDADLQNPPEEIPRLITKMEEGYEVVGTYRKDRKDSFLRTFPSYVVNKITARLVGVKLKDYGCMLRAYRRNIIDYMNMCPESSSFIPALGNTFAKRIVEIEVGHEERKRGTSKYSLFKLMRLNFDLMTSFSLLPIQFIGVLGIVIAILGLAFAFFLVIRRFIVGPESEGAFTLFAILFFFIGIQIFALGIIGEYVGRIYQEVRRRPRFIIKKELR, from the coding sequence ATGGAAGATAACCCTTATGTCTCTGTGTTGATCCCGGTTCTTAACGAGCAGGAATCCCTTGAAGAGCTTCAGATGAGACTCCGGAATACACTTGAGGGAATAGAAAAGGCCTATGAGATCATCTATATAAATGATGGCAGTACCGACAATACACAGAAGATGCTTGAAGATTTCCATTACCATGACAAAACGGTAAAGGTGATCGAATTCAACAGGAACTACGGGCAGCACATGGCCCTTTTCGCGGGGTTTGAAGCGGCAAGAGGGGAGATTGTCATTACGATAGATGCCGATCTCCAGAATCCGCCTGAAGAGATCCCCAGGCTTATCACAAAGATGGAAGAAGGGTATGAAGTGGTGGGTACATACAGAAAGGACCGCAAGGACTCTTTTCTTAGAACTTTCCCCTCGTATGTGGTCAACAAGATCACGGCCCGCCTCGTTGGTGTTAAGCTCAAAGACTACGGCTGCATGCTCCGCGCTTACCGGAGAAACATAATCGACTATATGAATATGTGTCCCGAGTCGTCGAGTTTTATCCCGGCCCTCGGAAATACCTTCGCGAAACGGATCGTGGAGATAGAAGTGGGTCATGAGGAGAGAAAAAGAGGGACCTCCAAATACAGTCTGTTCAAGCTCATGAGGCTTAATTTTGACCTCATGACGAGTTTCTCTCTCCTTCCCATCCAGTTTATAGGCGTGCTGGGGATCGTCATTGCCATTCTCGGCCTTGCATTCGCTTTCTTTCTTGTTATAAGACGGTTCATCGTAGGGCCTGAGTCGGAAGGGGCGTTCACCCTTTTCGCCATCCTGTTCTTCTTCATCGGTATTCAGATATTCGCCCTTGGCATCATCGGGGAATATGTGGGAAGGATATATCAAGAAGTAAGACGCCGCCCGAGGTTCATTATAAAGAAGGAATTGCGGTGA
- a CDS encoding ASKHA domain-containing protein — translation MAEYRVKFFPMETMFSAAESDNLLDVAMRSGVHINASCGGNGTCGKCRIMLREGDVNSPSHRTITPEDYGNGVRLACMTAIHGDIAVEVPLESQVDRTALGRRREAPHILSPSDAGKLVAGMEIDPAVFKRYIKLPEPTMEDNISDLARLTRELRTQCGIHVPYVDFLVLKKLAKVLRAGKWKVTVTIATTGSSYTLINVEQGNREFENYSIVLDIGTTTICGQLLDLANCGVTSIMERLKSERDLCTLSEHSDYNKQISFGEDVISRIVFSGKKDGLCKLQEAVVDAINQVIDELVASAGIMADSISHVVFAGNTTMTHLLLGLDPTYIMRAPYIPTTTFFPPIRVTSLGVKLGDHVHAFTFPSVASYVGGDIIAGVLGSGMFQRSETTLFLDIGTNGEIVLGNKDWLTCASCSAGPAFEGGGIEFGMRAGKGAIEQVRINPSTYEPMILTVGKSKPVGICGSGLIDVVAELLETGLIDQKGTFDRNGKSGRVRAGANGHEYVLSYGPDTGTGRDIVITESDIDNLIRTKAAIYAGCKVLLDSLGVSVSEIDTVIIAGGFGHYIDLEKAITIGLFPELPLRKFIFVGNSVLLGVRLASFSSEFLKEVNEVTRKMTNVELSANPRFMEEFVASMFLPHTDERVFPKVMERLMGTRKNAE, via the coding sequence ATGGCGGAATACAGGGTTAAATTTTTTCCGATGGAGACAATGTTTAGTGCTGCTGAAAGCGATAATCTCCTTGACGTGGCGATGAGATCTGGCGTCCACATCAATGCTTCCTGCGGAGGAAACGGCACATGCGGTAAATGCAGGATCATGCTGCGTGAAGGTGATGTGAATTCTCCTTCCCACCGGACCATTACGCCGGAAGATTACGGGAACGGAGTTAGGCTCGCGTGTATGACCGCCATCCATGGTGATATAGCCGTAGAAGTGCCGTTGGAGTCCCAAGTTGACAGGACGGCCCTCGGCAGGCGGCGGGAGGCGCCCCATATCCTCTCCCCCTCCGATGCAGGCAAGCTCGTGGCCGGGATGGAGATTGATCCCGCAGTTTTTAAGAGATACATCAAGCTCCCTGAGCCAACCATGGAAGACAATATCTCCGACCTTGCGAGACTTACGAGAGAACTCAGGACGCAGTGCGGTATTCACGTTCCATACGTCGATTTCCTGGTTTTAAAGAAGCTTGCGAAGGTATTGAGGGCCGGGAAGTGGAAGGTTACCGTGACGATTGCCACCACCGGCTCCAGTTATACGCTCATCAATGTGGAGCAGGGAAACAGAGAGTTTGAGAATTACTCCATCGTACTGGACATAGGCACCACCACCATCTGCGGTCAGCTTCTTGACCTTGCCAATTGCGGTGTTACCAGTATAATGGAGCGCCTGAAAAGCGAAAGGGATCTCTGCACCCTGTCTGAACACTCCGACTACAACAAACAGATCAGCTTTGGCGAAGATGTAATATCGAGAATTGTATTCTCCGGAAAGAAAGATGGGTTATGCAAGTTGCAGGAGGCCGTTGTTGACGCGATAAACCAGGTCATTGATGAGCTTGTCGCGTCCGCCGGGATCATGGCAGATTCCATATCCCATGTTGTTTTTGCGGGAAATACAACTATGACCCACCTTCTTCTGGGCCTTGACCCCACGTATATCATGCGGGCCCCGTACATACCCACCACAACCTTTTTTCCGCCCATCAGGGTCACCAGTCTCGGTGTGAAACTTGGCGACCATGTCCATGCCTTCACCTTCCCTTCTGTCGCGTCCTATGTTGGAGGGGATATCATTGCAGGCGTCCTCGGATCGGGTATGTTCCAGAGAAGCGAGACCACACTCTTTCTTGATATAGGAACCAACGGTGAAATCGTGCTTGGTAATAAAGACTGGCTCACATGCGCCTCCTGCTCCGCAGGGCCAGCATTTGAAGGGGGAGGCATAGAATTCGGCATGCGGGCGGGAAAAGGTGCGATAGAACAGGTACGCATCAACCCCTCAACATATGAGCCCATGATTCTGACCGTAGGGAAGTCCAAGCCCGTGGGCATATGCGGCTCCGGCCTCATTGATGTCGTGGCGGAGCTTCTGGAAACAGGTCTTATTGATCAGAAGGGCACATTCGACAGAAATGGAAAATCAGGGAGGGTCAGAGCCGGTGCGAACGGGCATGAGTATGTGCTGAGCTACGGGCCGGATACCGGGACCGGCCGGGATATTGTCATCACCGAATCAGATATTGACAACCTCATCAGGACGAAAGCGGCGATCTATGCGGGCTGCAAAGTCCTTCTCGACAGTCTCGGTGTGAGCGTGAGTGAAATTGACACAGTCATTATCGCTGGTGGGTTCGGCCACTACATCGACCTCGAAAAGGCGATCACCATAGGCCTGTTCCCTGAACTGCCTCTCAGGAAATTCATATTTGTGGGAAACAGCGTCCTTCTCGGTGTACGGCTGGCCTCTTTTTCCAGTGAATTCCTTAAAGAAGTCAATGAAGTGACCCGCAAGATGACCAATGTTGAACTCTCTGCCAATCCTAGATTCATGGAGGAATTCGTGGCGTCCATGTTCCTGCCTCACACGGACGAGAGGGTTTTTCCGAAAGTCATGGAAAGACTTATGGGCACGCGAAAGAACGCCGAATAG
- a CDS encoding glycosyltransferase family 39 protein encodes MKIKVLILLCFTYLLFFYNLGGIALWDPDEPRQAIMAREMMERHDYIHPYLNGKPYLEKPPFYPWMIIAASKVTGTLNEFSARMPAAVSATMLVLVTFMLGSVLLDARGGLISAAILATNYQFLSNARESVMDMTFAFFIGLTIYLTYLALRRRHKWLFALAFLPSALAILTKGPAGLVIPAGVIFIFIIKEKEVKRFFGPMALGCLLSTAIASIWFIMAGPEYIKEFIVHQNFTRYTNAFDHAESLGYYFHKLFINFLPWSIFLPFAVYHGYRKKYWLPFIWFVFTFLFFEFSTSKRAIYLLSCYPAIALLSGFYLRDKWSELVHRGIPGYLLKALAVLLAFLPIVSVVVLRNVSNQTLEVFRSGPSVLYLYLGLLFVAGGAFFTCLLKKLEKGALISFFVYLTISGLFYNVLYMPVIDEAFKSPLRITDKLKSLTESRDIWTFGFSSAGLIYYVGKPIHMFLSVKQIKEDKRDILLIVEDRETSRLQRELNARYVPVGKARYEKEYYTFYVRKDGR; translated from the coding sequence ATGAAAATAAAAGTACTGATACTTCTCTGCTTCACATATCTGTTATTCTTTTACAATCTCGGAGGCATTGCGCTTTGGGATCCGGATGAGCCAAGGCAGGCCATCATGGCCCGTGAGATGATGGAGCGTCACGATTATATCCATCCATACCTGAACGGTAAACCCTATCTCGAGAAGCCGCCTTTTTATCCCTGGATGATAATCGCGGCGTCTAAGGTGACTGGCACACTCAACGAATTCTCCGCAAGGATGCCCGCCGCAGTCTCGGCCACCATGTTAGTACTCGTCACATTTATGCTCGGTTCCGTACTTCTTGATGCGAGAGGAGGCTTAATCAGCGCGGCAATTCTGGCTACTAATTACCAGTTCCTCTCTAACGCCCGTGAGTCCGTAATGGATATGACCTTCGCTTTTTTCATCGGGCTTACCATATACCTTACCTATCTGGCGCTAAGAAGAAGGCATAAATGGCTCTTTGCCCTTGCATTCCTGCCCTCCGCCCTTGCTATCCTGACAAAAGGGCCGGCAGGCCTTGTGATTCCGGCAGGCGTAATATTTATTTTTATAATAAAGGAAAAAGAGGTTAAGAGGTTTTTTGGACCCATGGCGCTGGGGTGCCTTCTGTCAACCGCCATCGCCTCCATATGGTTTATCATGGCGGGTCCCGAGTACATAAAGGAATTCATTGTCCACCAGAATTTCACGCGGTATACCAATGCCTTTGACCATGCCGAGTCTCTGGGCTACTATTTTCATAAACTCTTTATCAACTTCCTGCCATGGAGCATTTTTCTGCCTTTCGCAGTCTATCACGGGTACAGGAAAAAATATTGGCTTCCCTTTATATGGTTTGTTTTCACGTTTCTTTTCTTTGAGTTTTCCACAAGCAAAAGGGCCATATATCTGCTCTCCTGCTATCCCGCCATTGCGCTGCTATCAGGTTTCTACCTGAGAGACAAGTGGTCGGAACTGGTGCATCGGGGAATCCCAGGATATCTCCTCAAGGCTCTTGCTGTGCTCCTTGCCTTTTTGCCGATTGTTTCTGTGGTTGTTCTTCGCAATGTGTCCAATCAGACATTGGAGGTGTTCAGGAGCGGGCCGTCCGTGCTCTATCTTTACTTAGGCCTTCTGTTCGTTGCCGGGGGAGCATTTTTTACCTGTCTCCTCAAAAAATTGGAAAAAGGCGCCCTCATATCCTTTTTTGTGTACCTCACCATAAGCGGGCTGTTCTACAATGTGCTCTACATGCCCGTTATTGACGAAGCGTTCAAGTCACCCCTCCGGATAACGGACAAACTTAAGAGTCTCACCGAATCGAGAGATATCTGGACCTTCGGATTCAGCTCCGCAGGATTAATATATTATGTCGGGAAGCCGATCCATATGTTTCTGTCCGTAAAGCAGATAAAAGAGGATAAACGTGATATACTGCTTATTGTTGAAGACAGGGAAACCTCTCGCCTTCAACGAGAGTTGAACGCCAGGTATGTTCCGGTAGGGAAGGCGCGTTACGAGAAAGAATACTACACCTTCTATGTGAGGAAAGATGGAAGATAA
- a CDS encoding formyltransferase, with the protein MKAVVFAYHEIGYACLDELLSFGAHVSCLFTHEDDPGEEIWFKTPVRLAKERNIPVYTPETLKDPRWADLIRQAKPDVIFSFYYRSLIPKRILEIPGTGAFNVHGSLLPQFRGRCPVNWVLIAGAEKTGLTMHFMEEKPDAGDVVAQRAVDITSDDTAHTLFLKLVNEARPLMRDILPRLLDRTFTRISQSELGPSSYFGGRRPEDGLISWEKDARSVHNLVRAVTHPYPGAFTYFDGKKLFIWQTEVEPRMEIDPAVRKGEIISTNPLVVNAGGKALKLVTVEFDGEREISGEAWAAVYISKNRILGGNA; encoded by the coding sequence GTGAAGGCGGTAGTCTTTGCGTACCACGAGATCGGATATGCATGCCTTGACGAGCTTCTCTCTTTTGGGGCCCATGTCTCCTGCCTTTTCACCCACGAAGACGACCCAGGCGAAGAGATATGGTTCAAAACACCCGTCCGTCTGGCGAAGGAACGCAATATTCCCGTGTATACTCCCGAAACTCTCAAAGACCCTCGTTGGGCGGACCTTATCAGGCAGGCGAAACCGGATGTTATCTTCTCCTTCTATTACAGAAGCCTCATTCCAAAAAGAATTCTCGAAATTCCCGGGACGGGCGCTTTCAACGTTCACGGCTCGTTACTGCCTCAGTTCCGAGGGAGGTGCCCGGTGAACTGGGTACTTATCGCAGGAGCTGAAAAAACCGGGCTGACCATGCATTTCATGGAGGAAAAACCGGACGCCGGCGATGTAGTGGCTCAGAGAGCCGTGGATATTACCTCGGACGACACCGCCCACACCCTGTTTTTGAAGCTGGTAAATGAGGCGAGACCGCTCATGAGGGATATCCTTCCCAGACTCCTGGACAGGACCTTCACCCGCATATCCCAGTCGGAGCTCGGCCCCTCGTCGTATTTTGGTGGCAGACGTCCGGAAGACGGCCTTATCTCCTGGGAGAAGGATGCCCGTTCGGTTCATAACCTCGTCAGGGCGGTTACCCACCCCTATCCTGGAGCTTTCACCTACTTTGACGGAAAAAAGCTTTTTATCTGGCAGACCGAGGTTGAACCACGAATGGAAATTGATCCGGCGGTGCGAAAAGGAGAGATAATCTCGACCAACCCCCTTGTCGTTAATGCAGGTGGCAAGGCGCTCAAACTGGTGACGGTGGAGTTCGATGGGGAAAGGGAAATTAGCGGCGAGGCATGGGCTGCCGTCTATATATCAAAAAACCGAATACTGGGAGGTAACGCTTGA
- a CDS encoding AAA family ATPase: MQKILAFAGKGGVGKTTLGGMLIRYLVEEINDGPVLAVDADPNSNLNEVLGLPVENTIGEARELMKKDVPPGMTKDIWFEHKVNQAIVEGKGFDLLVMGRPEGPGCYCAANSLAKQSIDSLKGNYTFVVVDNEAGMEHMSRLVTQDVDHLFVISDGQPRGLITAKRILDLSGELKLNIKNTYLLVNRLKEEDLETIARVVLEMGLEVTGTVRDGKDVLQADAAGKTIFDLDRTSPALLDAYRIFEKTVSRQ, encoded by the coding sequence ATGCAGAAAATTTTAGCGTTTGCAGGAAAAGGTGGTGTGGGGAAGACTACTCTGGGGGGGATGCTGATCAGATACCTTGTTGAGGAGATCAATGACGGACCTGTCCTCGCGGTCGACGCAGACCCCAATTCGAACCTCAACGAGGTTCTGGGTCTTCCAGTGGAGAATACCATCGGGGAAGCCCGTGAACTGATGAAGAAGGATGTTCCTCCTGGCATGACAAAGGACATCTGGTTTGAGCACAAGGTAAACCAGGCCATTGTTGAAGGAAAAGGGTTCGACCTCCTGGTCATGGGAAGGCCTGAGGGGCCTGGATGCTACTGTGCGGCAAATAGCCTGGCAAAGCAATCGATTGACAGTCTGAAGGGTAATTACACATTTGTCGTAGTGGATAACGAAGCTGGAATGGAACATATGAGCAGGCTTGTCACCCAGGATGTGGACCACCTGTTTGTGATCTCAGACGGGCAGCCCAGGGGATTGATCACGGCGAAGAGGATTCTTGATCTGTCTGGGGAACTGAAGCTGAATATCAAAAATACCTATCTTCTGGTAAACCGCCTGAAGGAAGAGGATTTAGAGACCATTGCCAGGGTCGTCCTGGAGATGGGCCTTGAAGTGACGGGTACTGTCAGGGATGGCAAAGATGTTCTGCAGGCAGATGCGGCAGGCAAGACCATCTTTGATTTGGATAGGACGTCCCCTGCCCTGTTGGATGCGTACAGGATATTTGAAAAGACCGTTAGCCGACAATAA
- the fdhD gene encoding formate dehydrogenase accessory sulfurtransferase FdhD gives MESKILKEVSYIGSDGDAVSVCEKIIRESALKVMIDGEYYATAMIMADMEKEYVAGHLFAQGVINSVADIIAVEIENDVARVQLRGDRKRQTISGNVRSCIVVSGRDVFNCVRAILKSPVFAETEAVHSAGLFLNGKEAISIAQDIGRHNALDKVVGDAMFKNIDFGRTLAASTGRQPTEMIIKCIKTGIPIIATKGVPTSAAVELAEKAGITIVGLVRAETMTVYSHPERIG, from the coding sequence ATGGAAAGCAAAATTCTGAAAGAGGTATCCTATATCGGGTCTGACGGGGACGCGGTTTCCGTCTGCGAAAAAATCATTAGGGAGAGTGCGCTCAAGGTAATGATCGATGGGGAGTACTATGCGACAGCAATGATAATGGCCGATATGGAAAAGGAATATGTGGCCGGGCACCTCTTTGCGCAGGGAGTAATAAACAGTGTGGCTGACATCATCGCCGTGGAAATCGAAAATGACGTCGCCCGTGTGCAGTTGAGAGGCGATAGGAAGAGACAGACTATTTCCGGGAATGTCCGCTCCTGCATTGTCGTCTCAGGACGGGATGTCTTCAATTGCGTCCGGGCCATTCTCAAGTCGCCGGTTTTCGCCGAGACCGAGGCCGTGCACTCGGCCGGGCTGTTCCTGAACGGCAAAGAAGCCATCTCTATCGCTCAAGACATTGGCCGCCACAATGCGCTGGATAAAGTTGTCGGGGATGCTATGTTTAAGAATATTGATTTTGGAAGAACGCTCGCCGCTTCCACGGGAAGGCAGCCGACCGAGATGATCATAAAGTGCATAAAGACCGGTATTCCGATCATTGCCACCAAGGGCGTGCCCACATCGGCGGCCGTGGAACTGGCGGAAAAGGCGGGGATAACAATCGTGGGGCTGGTGAGGGCCGAGACTATGACGGTCTATTCTCACCCGGAGAGGATTGGATAG
- a CDS encoding MFS transporter, protein MDAEKTIRPSGQCEPETAPPSGEGTLAARQSGTLVALFAIGFFAFLNLYTTQPLLPQFRHFFMASELLVSFTVSAPVLAVTLTAFMIGLVADAVGRKRVIIAAVFGLSLPTILAGTSANLGQLVMWRFWQGLFIAGITSVTIAYISEESPSKSLGSIMATYVTGTVVGGFVGRFSAGFISARYGWRISFIVLGVATMAGAIAAWSLLPRSTKFIRHRNIVQALKPMWGHLKNPPLLATYATGFNVLFCLVGTFTYVNFYLADKPFLLGPTALALIFVVYLVGVVITPLAGRFMDRVGQRKVLMGAAGMSATGMAMTLIHSLPLIIAGLALVASGVFACHSASASHVGKAAREARSSAAGLYISFYYLGGFAGSVIPGILWKYAGWRGCVAIMIFMQLIAILIANRWWQR, encoded by the coding sequence ATGGATGCAGAGAAGACAATAAGACCATCAGGGCAGTGTGAGCCAGAGACAGCCCCTCCGTCGGGAGAGGGAACTTTGGCAGCGAGGCAGTCTGGAACCCTTGTGGCACTCTTTGCCATCGGGTTCTTCGCTTTTCTCAATCTGTATACAACCCAGCCGCTCTTGCCTCAATTTCGGCATTTCTTCATGGCGTCTGAACTTCTGGTGAGTTTTACTGTGAGTGCCCCGGTCCTTGCGGTGACGCTCACGGCCTTCATGATCGGGCTTGTCGCCGATGCAGTGGGTCGCAAAAGGGTGATTATTGCCGCCGTTTTTGGTCTTTCTCTTCCCACAATTCTGGCTGGGACATCGGCTAACCTTGGTCAGCTCGTGATGTGGCGTTTTTGGCAGGGGCTCTTCATTGCAGGCATCACATCCGTCACCATCGCCTATATCAGTGAGGAGTCGCCATCCAAGTCGCTGGGATCCATCATGGCGACCTATGTTACCGGGACCGTCGTGGGCGGCTTTGTGGGTCGCTTCAGTGCCGGGTTTATTTCGGCCCGATACGGCTGGCGAATTTCCTTTATCGTCCTTGGCGTGGCAACCATGGCAGGTGCAATTGCTGCATGGTCGCTTCTCCCCCGTTCTACGAAATTCATCCGACACCGCAATATTGTCCAGGCTCTGAAACCCATGTGGGGGCATCTCAAGAATCCTCCTCTTTTAGCCACTTATGCCACGGGGTTCAATGTCCTTTTCTGTCTCGTAGGAACGTTTACCTACGTGAACTTCTATTTGGCGGACAAGCCGTTCCTTTTAGGTCCCACCGCCCTTGCATTGATATTCGTTGTCTACCTTGTCGGAGTAGTAATCACTCCTTTGGCAGGGCGGTTCATGGATCGCGTCGGCCAGCGGAAGGTACTTATGGGGGCTGCGGGAATGTCTGCAACAGGAATGGCCATGACCTTGATTCACTCCCTGCCGCTCATTATCGCTGGGCTTGCCCTCGTGGCTTCAGGGGTCTTCGCATGCCACTCCGCGTCGGCGAGCCACGTGGGAAAGGCGGCCCGCGAAGCACGCTCTTCCGCGGCAGGTCTCTACATCTCTTTTTACTATCTCGGCGGCTTCGCCGGCTCCGTCATTCCCGGCATTCTCTGGAAGTACGCCGGATGGCGCGGTTGCGTGGCGATCATGATCTTCATGCAATTAATCGCTATATTGATCGCCAACCGGTGGTGGCAGCGCTAA
- a CDS encoding bifunctional UDP-4-keto-pentose/UDP-xylose synthase, with product MKILILGVNGFIGNSLTAQILRDTDWEIYGMDIKCDKLDTCLGHERFHFVEGDIAINKEWIEYNVKKCDVIMPLVAIATPATYVKEPLRVFELDFEQNLNIVRLCLKYNKRLLFPSTSEVYGMCPDGEFNEDESPLVTGPIRMQRWIYSSSKQLLDRVIWAYGFQNGLRFTLFRPFNWIGPKLDELTTDPEKEGSSRVVTQFISNLFLGEPIKLVDGGLQKRCFTYIDDGVECLMKIIENKEGKCDGQIFNIGNPDNEATVKELAGKMKAMFMAHPNTAHFKKFAEIVEVYSKDYYGEGYQDIDRRVPSIKKAKELIGWAPKVDLDTALKKTLDYYLETNLKMA from the coding sequence TTGAAAATACTGATACTCGGAGTAAATGGATTTATAGGAAACAGCCTTACAGCGCAGATCCTGCGTGATACGGACTGGGAAATCTACGGCATGGACATAAAGTGCGACAAGCTGGACACATGTCTCGGGCACGAGCGGTTCCATTTCGTCGAGGGAGACATAGCGATAAACAAGGAGTGGATTGAGTATAACGTGAAGAAATGCGACGTTATCATGCCTCTCGTCGCAATCGCGACGCCCGCAACATATGTAAAAGAGCCGCTCAGGGTTTTCGAGCTCGATTTTGAGCAAAACCTGAACATTGTTAGGCTTTGCCTGAAATACAATAAGAGACTTCTCTTTCCGTCTACGTCAGAGGTGTACGGCATGTGTCCCGATGGCGAATTCAACGAAGATGAGAGTCCTCTTGTCACCGGCCCCATAAGGATGCAGAGGTGGATATACAGCTCGTCAAAGCAGCTTCTTGACAGGGTCATATGGGCCTATGGGTTCCAGAATGGTTTAAGATTCACTCTTTTCAGACCTTTCAACTGGATCGGGCCAAAACTTGACGAGCTGACCACGGACCCGGAGAAGGAAGGCAGTTCAAGGGTAGTGACTCAGTTCATCAGCAATCTTTTTTTGGGGGAACCGATCAAACTGGTGGACGGGGGCCTTCAGAAGAGGTGCTTCACATATATCGACGATGGAGTGGAGTGCCTCATGAAGATTATAGAGAATAAAGAAGGCAAATGCGACGGCCAGATCTTCAACATAGGAAATCCTGACAATGAGGCGACGGTGAAGGAGCTTGCCGGAAAGATGAAGGCCATGTTCATGGCCCACCCGAACACGGCGCATTTCAAGAAGTTCGCTGAGATAGTGGAAGTCTATTCGAAGGATTATTACGGTGAAGGGTATCAGGATATAGATCGCAGAGTGCCTTCCATAAAGAAGGCGAAAGAGTTAATCGGCTGGGCGCCGAAAGTCGATCTTGATACAGCCCTCAAGAAAACCCTTGATTATTATCTCGAAACAAACCTGAAAATGGCTTGA
- the fdhD gene encoding formate dehydrogenase accessory sulfurtransferase FdhD: MDTAKTLNVQRFTGVKFVPSESRVVVEKELPVYVNGEHLATASLVPSMEKEFVAGYLFGQGFIDSVGEIVELKITERGADVVLVRTDVASTRKTKASCRIVSGGGRTAYFESGISSRIKSGLKIERRKIFRAMNTLFENAVLYDETGGVHAAALFDEGMHRLSIVEDIGRHNTLDKIIGYALFHNIDFAGTFVVSTGRMSSEMIVKVCRAGIPLVATKTAVTDEGLRIAEDHGLTVVGFVRDAGSKMHTDMEVRVFEKAQMKIYTGADRVL; encoded by the coding sequence ATGGACACTGCAAAGACTTTAAACGTTCAAAGATTTACGGGAGTAAAATTTGTGCCCTCCGAGTCAAGAGTGGTGGTCGAAAAAGAGTTGCCTGTCTATGTGAATGGGGAACATCTCGCCACCGCTTCCCTGGTACCCTCCATGGAGAAAGAGTTTGTTGCCGGATACCTTTTTGGACAGGGCTTTATCGACAGCGTCGGGGAGATCGTGGAACTTAAAATCACGGAGAGAGGAGCGGACGTTGTCCTGGTAAGGACGGATGTGGCATCAACCAGGAAGACGAAGGCAAGCTGCCGCATCGTTTCAGGCGGCGGCCGCACGGCCTATTTCGAATCAGGCATTTCTTCTCGGATAAAGTCTGGCCTCAAAATCGAGAGAAGGAAGATTTTCCGGGCAATGAATACCTTATTTGAAAATGCAGTCCTCTACGATGAAACCGGAGGCGTTCATGCGGCTGCCCTTTTCGACGAAGGGATGCACCGTCTCTCCATCGTGGAAGATATAGGAAGACATAATACGCTGGATAAAATCATCGGCTATGCACTCTTTCATAATATCGATTTTGCCGGGACTTTCGTGGTTTCTACGGGCCGTATGTCATCGGAAATGATCGTTAAGGTTTGCCGTGCCGGCATTCCGCTTGTGGCTACCAAAACCGCCGTTACCGATGAAGGCTTAAGAATCGCTGAAGACCACGGGCTTACCGTCGTCGGTTTTGTCCGGGACGCTGGCTCTAAAATGCACACGGATATGGAAGTCAGGGTCTTCGAAAAAGCGCAGATGAAAATATATACCGGTGCGGACCGGGTACTTTAA
- a CDS encoding DUF3124 domain-containing protein, which translates to MSSYPSPAILYNVLPSLSNILNTSTSYVPDTLNICFRSKKTLLLWDRVATVSAWNTDQTDHLTVTEVNYYDKDGRLFKKYLEKPLQISPNGSTRF; encoded by the coding sequence ATGTCCTCATATCCAAGTCCGGCAATACTCTATAATGTATTACCCTCTTTGTCCAATATACTTAATACGTCAACCAGTTATGTTCCCGATACCCTTAATATCTGTTTCAGGAGCAAAAAGACCTTGTTGCTTTGGGATCGCGTCGCCACCGTGAGTGCCTGGAATACGGACCAAACAGACCATCTCACCGTTACGGAAGTTAACTATTATGATAAGGACGGAAGACTTTTTAAAAAATATCTGGAAAAACCTCTGCAGATCAGTCCGAATGGATCGACGCGCTTCTAA